A window of the Thunnus albacares chromosome 15, fThuAlb1.1, whole genome shotgun sequence genome harbors these coding sequences:
- the fbln5 gene encoding fibulin-5: MLFEIRGFKFSSSARMLAALVFILLCIQPGHGQTCTEGFAYDRRARQCIDVDECRTLADACRGDMRCVNQNGGYLCIPRNLYNQPYRQDTPALPEPAYPDTSVGFSDTFAPRSVEPSYPRVRSTAPCTLGYTLAEDGTCNDIDECETNSHHCNPTQVCINTSGGYTCSCTEGYWLIGGQCQDIDECRYGYCQQLCANVPGSYSCSCNPGFLLNPDSRTCQDVDECEDEPCRHGCFNTYGSFMCNCDEGFELASDGANCIDLDECSFSEFLCQHKCVNTPGSFSCICPPGYYVYEDGRSCEDINECDTGSNNCTTAQVCFNFQGDYKCLDHLQCDLPYIEVSDNQCMCSAENPACRDKPFTVLYRHMDLSSGRSVPADIFQMQATTRYPGAFYIFQIKTGNEGREFHMRQTSNVSATLVLSRPIKGPREIVLDLEMVTVNNVINFRGSSIIRLTIFVSEHPF; the protein is encoded by the exons atgCTTTTTGAAATACGTGGCTTCAAGTTTTCCTCTTCTGCAAG GATGTTGGCTGCTCTGGTATTTATTCTGCTTTGTATCCAGCCTGGACACGGACAG ACCTGCACAGAAGGTTTTGCATATGACCGCAGGGCAAGACAGTGTATAG ATGTGGATGAATGCCGTACTCTGGCAGATGCTTGCAGAGGAGACATGCGCTGTGTCAACCAGAACGGCGGCTACCTGTGCATCCCGAGGAACTTGTACAACCAGCCGTACAGACAAGACACCCCAGCCCTGCCCGAGCCAGCTTACCCGGACACATCTGTTGGATTTTCAGACACATTCGCTCCGAGATCTGTGGAGCCCAGCTACCCCAGAGTGAGGAGCACTGCACCCTGCACCCTGGGATATACTCTAGCAGAGGATGGCACCTGTAATG ACATCGATGAATGTGAGACAAACTCTCATCACTGTAACCCCACTCAAGTCTGCATCAATACATCAGGTGGCTACACCTGCTCCTGCACTGAAGGATACTGGCTCATTGGCGGACAATGTCAGG ATATTGATGAATGTCGCTATGGTTACTGCCAACAGCTGTGTGCCAACGTGCCTGGCTCTTACTCCTGCTCCTGCAACCCCGGGTTCCTCCTCAACCCAGACAGCAGGACCTGtcaag ACGTGGACGAGTGTGAAGATGAGCCGTGCAGACACGGCTGCTTCAACACCTACGGCTCCTTTATGTGCAACTGTGACGAGGGATTTGAGTTGGCGTCTGACGGTGCTAATTGCATTG ACTTGGATGAGTGCAGCTTCTCTGAGTTTCTGTGTCAGCACAAATGTGTAAACACTCCCGGCTCTTTCTCCTGTATCTGTCCACCTGGATATTATGTGTATGAGGACGGCAGGAGCTGTGAAG ATATCAATGAATGTGACACTGGTAGCAACAACTGTACAACAGCACAAGTATGTTTCAATTTCCAGGGAGACTATAAATGTCTGGATCATTTACAGTGTGACCTGCCTTACATCGAAGTTAGTGACAA TCAGTGCATGTGTTCAGCTGAAAACCCTGCCTGCAGGGACAAGCCCTTCACCGTTCTGTACCGACACATGGACTTGTCCTCGGGTCGCAGTGTGCCTGCAGACATCTTCCAGATGCAGGCCACCACGCGTTACCCCGGCGCCTTCTACATCTTCCAGATAAAGACGGGCAACGAGGGACGAGAGTTTCACATGAGA CAAACCAGCAACGTGAGCGCCACGCTTGTCTTGTCGCGGCCCATCAAGGGACCCAGAGAGATCGTGCTGGACTTGGAGATGGTCACAGTCAACAATGTCATCAACTTCCGAGGCAGCTCCATCATACGTCTGACGATATTTGTATCAGAGCATCCGTTCTGA